acaagctaaaaatatgaaatttgtaattttgaaaataaaacaagCTAAGTTACATGCTACAACAAAAATAGATAACCTGATTGTTTAAACATATTCCACGGTGTATACAACTTAAATCGGTAAATTAATGTGTCCATAATcactaaaaaaaactgaaattagctacgaacgtcgtcgctaatctgtcgctaaattGCCCCGTAGCTAGCAGAATTTCTTAATAATCTGTcgctaatccgtcgctaaatgagGTTGGCAACGAATTattctgtttagctacagaatttggCCGTCGTTAAATCATATTtttttagtagtgaattcaacCTCTCATATGCGCGTGCGTATAGAGAAAGGGCTTACAGGAATAGGGTTGAACCATCTTAAATATTTGAGTCTCAGTACGTGCTATTGTAACTTGCAATTTACTTTAGCTTTAAGAGTTAGCGCCGGCGGCGTCATCGGCCGTCAACTTTCTCTCCGCACAATACCTAGTTGATAGTTGAGAcaaagaggatatatatatatatatatatatataagagctCATCTCaatcaaataaagaaagaaagctaCAGCGAGAGAGTGCAAATTAAGAGATCGTCCGTTTAATATTTTGGGGTCAACTGTAGCCGCAATTAAGGATCGGAGTACAGTTTAGCATATATGGCTTCATCAGGTGGTGGCGGTGGTGGTGGCGGTGGTGGTGTTCCGCCGGGGTTTAGGTTTCATCCAACAGACGAAGAGCTTCTTCATTACTACTTGAAGAAGAAACTTTCATTTCAGAAATTTGACATGGAGGTTATCAGAGAAGTCGACTTGAATAAGATTGAGCCTTGGGAATTGCAAGGTACGTAACGTGTATATAGTGTTAGTATTTACTATTTAGTGAAGCTACTCTCAACAGATTTTACTACTTTGGTTATCAACGAGAAACATATTTTGCCAGGGCGTATATAACATATATGTGATGGGTTCAACTGAACCTATAATTTTTGATGCGGAACATAAATTTATGCTTAAAATTACTTTACTGAATTATAACAAATACGTAGTagatttgaacccataattttaaaaatataacgcGTAAATGCTAAAAATCTTAAAGCTAAGCTGAATCCGTagagtttaaatcctggatccgccgtTGTATTTCGTTGTGTTGAGACATATATAGTATAATTGTTTTCTGATAGAGACATAGTGAAATTAAGTAAAAAAGTGATTTGTCTAACTGCTTAAACTTTTAGACGAACATatatgtttttaattatttgtttttgaTATGTAAGAGTAACATGAATTTAAGATCTTTTTACACTCGCTGAAAAGTGTAAACTTTATTTCAGTAAGATAAAATTTAGCTACGCCACATCACGTTATATATAAGTATATGATCATTTGATCTATTAAACACCAATATTCCTTCTGTAGATTAGTTTTATAAGGACATATTAATTCAAGGAGAGATCACTCTTATACTACTCCTACTTGGGCATAATATATAGCTGTTGTAGTAACAATTCAGGATTTCTTAGTTATTATTGTGCTGATGACTGATGCACGTAATTAGTGGGAAATTAAGTTTAAGAAAATCATGCGATGTTTCATGTACAGAGAGGTGCAAGATTGGATCAACACCGCAGAATGAGTGGTACTTTTTCAGTCACAAGGATAGGAAGTATCCCACAGGTTCAAGAACAAACCGAGCAACAAATGCTGGATTTTGGAAGGCAACAGGCAGGGATAAATGCATAAGAAACACATTCAAGAAGATTGGTATGAGGAAAACCTTAGTGTTTTACAGAGGAAGAGCTCCACATGGCCAAAAGACTGATTGGATTATGCATGAGTATAGGCTTGAAGATTCCGACGAAAATTCAAGTGTAAGTTGCTTCATGTTCTGCTTATGGGTTCGCCGAATTCAATAGCTTTAGTATCGTGTTAAAAACTCATGacattatatatattataaataatttatttaaaactCAATCCAAAATCCTTAAAACTCAAAATCCTAGCCCCCCTCTAGTCCCTATTCAAGGGATCACAAAtaaaagatttttcttttaaataaagtaaaaagaTAAGATGACTAAAACAAGCATAGATGTGGCTAGGGGTGGCAAACGGTCGGATCGGATCGAGTCGGAACTGAGTGAGTCGAAAATGGGTAATtcaaaaaacggataaattatccgactcaACCCGTATTTAATTAAGACGGATAAAAATGGGTTATCCGatggataatatgaatatccatgACTTATGAGAGAATTCTTtgtctcccaaacttgagaaacccccaatttgaggctttacaaatgtaaaagttaaacacattagttatccattggttaacCATTTTTTaggtggataatatggttcttacccatatttgacccattttaaAAAGTTTGTTATACAACTAATTTTGTAATAGATATATGAgtgaataattattttttttgaaccATTTTGTCACCTCTACATGTGGCGTACATGCATAGATTGAAGAAAGACCAGCTGGTTGAAGTCTTGCATAGTCAATTGCATGCATGCAATCATGTGTATGAAAGTCAAAGTATTTAAATGATAGTACTAATAACGATTCAATTAATTAGTGAATATCTTGACGATTGACTTTTTACCACAAAATCTTTGACTATCAGGAGAATTTCCAGCTTGCTTGCTTAGGAATTTGTTATCCATAATTACGATTCAGCTGAATCCTTGAACGGCGCAATAGAGGCTAATAAATGAAACAATATAGGAAGACTTTAATTAAGTTATATAGActgataatttattttattatggaTTATCAATCAATACTTAATTAGTAAATTGTGTTTTTATaattaaggtctgcgtacacactacgtACTTTTCTCAGACCTCAttaagtgagattatactgggttgttgttgttgttattgttgtttttataattaattttaagtgatataattgtataaatattttttacatgTTACTGCATGGAACATAAAAGCTAGAGAAGTTCTTCCGACTTATTACGATtgtttttaaaaagaattaacctaaatagtcatccacccaacc
Above is a window of Nicotiana tabacum cultivar K326 chromosome 8, ASM71507v2, whole genome shotgun sequence DNA encoding:
- the LOC107813151 gene encoding protein BEARSKIN2-like, whose amino-acid sequence is MASSGGGGGGGGGGVPPGFRFHPTDEELLHYYLKKKLSFQKFDMEVIREVDLNKIEPWELQERCKIGSTPQNEWYFFSHKDRKYPTGSRTNRATNAGFWKATGRDKCIRNTFKKIGMRKTLVFYRGRAPHGQKTDWIMHEYRLEDSDENSSEDGWVICRVFKKKNLFKVIANEGTTDTGSDHLLNSSTSIHQPRTTLITHKDSPYLLQHQQHSHDHSLNYSHIPTAVATTFPQHEYNSHNNNNIQLAQNFMSLGYNHHPHDFSSGESGLEVANVASSSMNQINNHLPLRGEMDFWSYGK